In Hymenobacter volaticus, the genomic window CGAGGGCACGGGGCCTTCGGGCGTCGTTTGCTTCCAGTAGTAAGCAGTTTTATCGACCGGCAAGTCCTCATCATCGTCGATGCGGGCAAAGCCGGAAAGCGTAATCGTTTGGGGTTCCGGATTCAAATTGTCGAAGACGACAAGCAGCAAGTACACGTCGGCAAAACCCGGAAAAGGCCACACCTTGGCCGTGCGGTTGTTCTTAACCAACACCCGCGACAGGCGCACTTCTAGTCCGGTTACAGTTTGCGAATCAGGAATGCCAGGATCTTGCACCTTGGCAGTCTGCGGTATCGCCGGCAACGATACGGTTGAAATAACAGCGTCCGTTATTAAATCAAGAGCCATAGCAGAACAGCTACAAATGAAAGATTAGAAATCAATTTCACTGAATTTTAAATAATCGGTCCCGAAAGCCAACATGCTTGACGACCCTTTTCACCAACAAGCCCACTTTGTCCTGGTTACGCATTCATGACAACCTCTCCTACACCACAACCGGAATTCTGGTTACGCGGTCCGCTACCCGAGGTGCCGCCTTTGCTGCAACCTATTGCCCACGCACTGCTGCAGGCCCGCCAAGAAGTGGAAACTGCCCTCCACGACTTCCCCGATTCGCTCCTGACCGTTCGGCCTGCGGGCGTGGCCTCCGTCGGCTTTCATCTGCACCATCTAGCCGGCGTCCTCGACCGGATGCAATCCTATGCCCGTCACCAGTCACTATCCGAAGCCCAATTAGCTTATCTCGCCGCCGAAAACAACGTACCCACCACGCCCGGTAGTACGACCGCCCTGGTGCAGCACTTCGGAGAAACTATAGACCACATGCTGGCCTATCTGCCCACTGTGCCCGAGGCCG contains:
- a CDS encoding DinB family protein; this translates as MTTSPTPQPEFWLRGPLPEVPPLLQPIAHALLQARQEVETALHDFPDSLLTVRPAGVASVGFHLHHLAGVLDRMQSYARHQSLSEAQLAYLAAENNVPTTPGSTTALVQHFGETIDHMLAYLPTVPEAALPEFRPVGRAKLPSTVIGLLVHAAEHTTRHVGQLLVTARVVRAGLL